A stretch of Microtus pennsylvanicus isolate mMicPen1 chromosome 5, mMicPen1.hap1, whole genome shotgun sequence DNA encodes these proteins:
- the Atp5mk gene encoding ATP synthase F(0) complex subunit k, mitochondrial, with product MAGPESDAQFQFTGIKKYFNSYTLTGRMNCVLATYGGIALLVLYFKLRPKKTPAVKAS from the exons ATGGCTGGTCCTGAAAGTGATGCCCAGTTCCAGTTCACtggtattaaaaaatatttcaactcTTATACTCTCACAGGTAGAATGAAT tgtgttCTGGCCACATATGGAGGCATTGCTTTGTTGGTCCTATACTTCAAGTTAAGGCCTAAAAAAACTCCAGCTGTGAAAGCATCATAA